CGTCCAGCCGTTGGCGGAGCACGCGGGCGCGGTTGGCCCCCAGGCGCTTTACCAAAAGCTCTTGGTTATTGCATTCGTTCTTGAGCGCTTCGGTCGCGAAAACAATTCTCATTTGTATCGTTAACCCCTAGGGTTAATAAAACTAATAAGGCCGATCGCCATCCGGGCGCGGCTTTCCGATATCGGAGAGTGGGCCGGGCCCTCAACCGGAAGCTCCCTAATCCGCGCGCGGTCCGCGCCCGCGGGCAAGGTCCCAAAGCGGGCGCATCGGTTCCGCCGGAACCCATATCCGGTCTTGACTTCTTTCCGCGCCCCGGGCTTACGCGACTTCCCTTGCGCGGAATGCGCGTCCATTGCATCCGGCCCTTAAAAAGTTTTGATTGTTGTATGCCGCCACCGTCGGGAAACCAGACATTCCCGCGCGCGGGCCGCGACCGGCAGGCGAGGGAATATCAAAACGAAGAGGAACGATATCGTCAATACCCTGGAAACCATCCTCCTGGTCGACGACGAGGCTTATATACGGGAGCTGGTAGGGGCCATCTTATCCGTCGAGGGCTACCAAGTGCTGGAAGCCGCCGATGGGGAAGAAGCCCTGAAGGTGGGAAGCGCTTACGAGGATAAGATCCATCTTCTCCTG
The genomic region above belongs to Fibrobacterota bacterium and contains:
- a CDS encoding response regulator, giving the protein MIVVCRHRRETRHSRARAATGRRGNIKTKRNDIVNTLETILLVDDEAYIRELVGAILSVEGYQVLEAADGEEALKVGSAYEDKIHLLLTDVVMSPMGGGELVKRIVPLRPDMKVLYISGYPDDPAVRSGLDSSMVAFLAKPFSPKVLVRTIRSILDGVPAEAQVPPR